TTTGAGAACAGTAAGTCCACCAACACCCGAGTCAAAAAGACCAATTTTCATCTTTTTTTCATGTTAGGGACATAATATTATACCGTAAAAATGTTAAGGAGGTTTTAACATGAGGAAGTTTGCTTTAACCTTGGCAGTAGCCATGGGTCTTGTAGGGGCAGGCTTTGCCAGCGAACAGCTTGCAAGGCAGAAGGGCTGTATGGCATGCCACGACATGAGGGCAAAGAAGGTAGGACCTACTTATCCGGATATAGCTAAGAGGTATGCAAACAGGGCGGATGCTGTGGATTACTTGGCAAGCAGGATTAAGAATGGTGGTGTTGGTGTTTGGGGTTCTGTTCCTATGCCAAGGCAGAACGTCTCTGACGCAGAGGCAAGACAACTTGCCCAATGGATAATGTCCATAAAGTAAACCAAATGGGGGGCTTACGCCCCCTCTTCTAAAGGATTACATCTGTTTATATTCCCAAAGCACTTAGGACATAGGTCAAAAAATACAAGAAGTCCAAGACCTCCCAACATCATATTAACCTGAGTTATTACAAGGTTTTCCTGCCTTTCTGGCAAAACCTGATACTTTTCAAGCCTCATACCACAGGCGGTGAGACCCTCCTCTTCTCCAAGTTTGTGAAACTGGAAAACCAACCTTTTAGTTCTCCTACACTTCATCCATCTTGGTGTGAGGTCAAGAAGGACAAAGTTTATCTGAACATTGGGGTCAACAAGCTGAGCTCTTTGAAGCATTCTTTCAAACTTTTCCTTTTCTGTCATAGTAGATATATATTTAGCACAATAGCCTATGAGGCTTTGTGA
Above is a window of Aquificaceae bacterium DNA encoding:
- a CDS encoding c-type cytochrome, with protein sequence MRKFALTLAVAMGLVGAGFASEQLARQKGCMACHDMRAKKVGPTYPDIAKRYANRADAVDYLASRIKNGGVGVWGSVPMPRQNVSDAEARQLAQWIMSIK